In Hirundo rustica isolate bHirRus1 chromosome 4, bHirRus1.pri.v3, whole genome shotgun sequence, a genomic segment contains:
- the ALG10 gene encoding dol-P-Glc:Glc(2)Man(9)GlcNAc(2)-PP-Dol alpha-1,2-glucosyltransferase produces the protein MERAEAYGFSGAMSGAFLLSCLLFAAVSRRQRGPYMDEVFHVPQAQAYCHGRFLQWDPMITTLPGLYLLSVGVVKPAAWLLGWTGSVVCSVGMLRFINLLFSAGNFYLLYLLLFKIHQKSKAVSGFQRILSALTLAMFPTLYFFTFLYYTDPGSVFFTLFSYLMCLYGNHKTSALLGFCGFMFRQTNIVWTVFCAGNVVAKKLNEAWMIELQKKKDEKISSRKGSFSDLTRMLQFLVEYLLSPKNLVTLTALTWPYILLVSIFFGFVFINGGIVVGDRSSHEACLHFPQLFYFLSFTGFFSFLHLLTPTKIRKFLLSLRKHPVQYSLITVISLFLIWRFTYVHKYLLADNRHYTFYVWRKVFQRHELVKYLLVPFYIFAGWSFADTLKSKSIFWILMYFVCLLAVTVPQKLLEFRYFILPFLIYRLNIPFLSLYRQLLELAFFILVNAVTFYLFLNRTFKWENSDEVQRFMW, from the exons ATGGAGCGGGCCGAGGCCTACGGCTTCTCGGGGGCCATGAGCGGCGCCTTCCTGCTGTCCTGCCTGCTCTTCGCGGCCGTCAGCCGCCGGCAGCGCGGGCCCTACATGGACGAGGTGTTCCACGTCCCGCAGGCGCAGGCCTATTGCCACGGCCGCTTCCTGCAG TGGGACCCCATGATCACCACGCTGCCCGGCCTGTACCTGCTCTCCGTGGGAGTGGTGAAGCCCGCGGCGTGGCTCCTCGGGTGGACGGGAAGCGTGGTGTGCTCTGTGGGAATGCTCAGGTTTATCAATCTCCTCTTCAGTGCTGGGAACTTCTATTTACTGTATTTGCTTCTGTTCAAAATCCATCAGAAGAGTAAG GCTGTGTCTGGCTTCCAGAGAATCTTGTCGGCATTAACTCTTGCAATGTTTCCCACCCTCTATTTTTTTACATTCCTTTATTATACAGATCCAGGGTCagtatttttcactcttttttcctatttaatgTGCCTTTATGGTAACCATAAAACTTCTGCTCTCCTTGGATTTTGTGGCTTCATGTTTCGTCAGACGAATATTGTGTGGACAGTTTTTTGCGCTGGAAATGTTGTTGCCAAGAAGCTAAATGAAGCCTGGATGATTGaattgcagaaaaagaaagacgAAAAGATTTCTTCCAGGAAAGGATCATTTTCAGATTTGACCAGAATGCTTCAGTTTCTTGTTGAATATCTCTTGTCACCTAAAAACTTAGTTACACTTACTGCTTTAACTTGGCCTTACATCTTATTAGTATCTAtcttctttggttttgttttcatcaaTGGTGGAATAGTTGTTGGTGATAGAAGTAGTCATGAAGCCTGTTTGCACTTTCCTCAGCTGTTCTATTTTCTGTCctttactggttttttttcattccttcatttATTGACCCCTACTAAaatcaggaaattccttttgtCATTGCGAAAGCACCCTGTGCAGTATAGCTTAATCACTGTCATCTCTTTATTCCTGATCTGGAGATTTACCTATGTCCATAAGTATTTACTAGCAGATAACAGACATTATACATTTTATGTCTGGAGAAAAGTGTTCCAAAGACATGAGCTTGTAAAATACCTGTTAGTTCCATTCTATATATTTGCTGGCTGGAGTTTTGCTGATacattaaaatcaaaatcaatATTCTGGATCTTAATGTATTTTGTATGTTTATTAGCAGTCACAGTTCCTCAAAAATTGCTAGAATTTCGTTACTTTATTTTGCCATTCTTAATATATAGGCTCAACATTCCATTTCTGTCTCTGTATAGACAACTTCTGGAgctggctttttttattttagtaaatgCTGTaactttttatctttttctaaaCAGAACGTTCAAATGGGAAAATAGTGATGAAGTACAGAGGTTTATGTGGTAA